The window ATTTTGATTGATTGCGGTGAACCCGTCAGTTGCAGTTACAAGGCCAGCGGATTGAACTACGACACGATCGACCGGATTTTCATTTCGCATCTGCATTCGGATCATATCGCCGGTTTTTTTATGCTGATGCAGGGTTTCTGGCTGGAGCAGCGCCAAAAGGATCTGCCGGTGCATTTGCCCGCCGACGGTATCAAGCCACTTCGCCAGATGCTCGATGCGGTATATCTCTTTGATGAACTGCTGGCGTTTCGCCTGTTGTTCGAACCGTTGCAAGCCGGTCGGCCGGTGGTCACCCACAACGTCCGCGTCACCCCGTTTCGTTCATCGCACCTGGACAGTTTGCGCGCCTCGTTTCAGAAAACATATCCGCAGGATTTTGCATCGTTTTGTTTTCTGCTCGAATCGGACCGGCTGCGCGTTGGGCACAGCGCGGACATCGGGAAGCCGGAGGATCTGTCGCCGTTGCTGGAAAAACCGCTCGACCTGCTGGTGTGTGAACTGGCGCATTTCAAACCGCAGGATTTGTTTCGCTATCTGAACGGACGCGCCATCAAGCGCATTGTTTTCACGCATGTCGGGCGGCGGTATTGGAACGATTTGGAGGAGACGCGCCTGCTCGCCGCCAAAACGCTGCCGGACATTCCGTTTTCCTTCGCGCATGACGGCGAAGAGATCACGCTTTGATCCTGCGCACCGCAACCTCAACCACGCTCCCGCAGAACCTCGCAGCAGCGGACGTGAGTCCGCTCCATCCTTTTCGAGGGGAAGTTTGAGCCGACTCACGTCGGCTGCTGCGGTTCAGAGTTTCAACGAACGGAGGTTACTTTCGGCGACGGCTATAAACTTTGCACTTTGGATTTGGTCCTCTAAACTCGCGACCCGATGTCGCAAATGCTCAAGTCCTCCGGCGCGATGGCCGCCGCCACGCTGACCAGTCGCGTGCTCGGCATGGTGCGCGAAATGGTCTATGCGCGGTTCATGGGCACGAGCTGGGTGGCGAGCGCGTTTATACTGGCATTCCAAGTTCCCAATTTGTTCCGGCGGTTGCTCGGCGAAGGCGCGTTGACTGCGGCGTTCATCCCGATTTTCAAGGAGAAGGAAAAACTCGATGGCGACCAGGCCATGTGGCAGGCCGCCAACGCGGTGATTTCCGGTCTGATGATTTTTACCTGCATTGTGGTGGCCGTGGGCTTGGTGATCGTATCGGCGGCGTTGGTCTTCGGCGGGCAGACCGAACATGGAGTGACGCGTTTCACAGGCAAAACTCTTCTCATGCTGGAACTGGTGCGAGTGATGTTGCCGTATCTGCTGCTGGTTTGTCTGGCCGCTGTGTTCATGGGGATGCTCAACGCGCGCGGGCATTTCTTCATTCCGGCCTTAGGCGCGGCGACGCTCAACGTGGTGATGATCGCGTCCGTGCTCTGGCTCGCGCCGCATATGGGACGCGAGTTGCACGAACAGATTCTCGCGCTGGCCATCGGCGTGGTGGCGGCGGGCGTGGCGCAGGCTGCGTTTCAACTGCCGTCACTGCGGCGCGAAGGCTTTGCCTATCGCTGGGTTGCACCGTGGAAGGACGAAACTGTCCGCCGGGTCGTGAAACAAATGCTGCCGGCCACCATTGGCGTGGCGGCGTTTCAAATCAACGTCGTGCTCACGCAAGGATTGGCTTACTGGGTGGACGATTACATCGTGGCGTCCTTCCAATACGCGGTTCGCCTGATGGAATTGCCGCAAGGGTTGTTCGGTATTTCGCTGGCGACCTACCTCCTGCCAACGCTCTCCGGTCTGGCTGCTGAAAAGAATTATGACTCGTTTCGCAGCGAACTGCGCCAGGGTCTGGGCTATCTGGTGTTCGCCAACCTCATTGCGTCCGTGCTGCTCCTGGTGCTGGCCGAGCCGATCATCCGTTTGTTGTTCGAACGCGGGAAATTCGATGCCATTTCGACAAACCAGTCGGCATTGGCGCTGATGTGTCTCGCGCCGGGACTCGTGGCGTTCTCCGTGGTAAATGTACTTGCGCGAACATTCTACGCGCTGGGCGATACAAAAACGCCGATGAAAACGAGCGTGTTTTGTCTTGTGTTGAACTTGCTCTTGGCCGTGATGTTGGTGTGGCGCTACAAGCAAGCCGGGCTGGGTATCGCGAACACCGTCACCTCACTGGTCAACGTTGGACTTCTGTTGTACGCCTTGCGACGCAAGCTCAGGAAACTGGAAATGGCATCGCTGCGCGCGGAACTGTTGCCGTTGGCTTTGGCTGGGACGGTGGCGGGACTGATTGCCTGGTACGGCTGGCGCTTCTGGGAAAATTCACTCGGCCACGGAACCCTCGCGTTGAAAATCGGTGCGGTCTTTGTGCCTGCAACGGTGGCCGGCTTGGTTTACCTGCTTGCAACCGCTTGGGCCAAGGTGGGACACACGCAAGAAATCGCGCAGTTGATTCTTGGAAAATTTAAACACCGACGGTAAACGAGCGCCCGCTGGAGAAAATCACTTCTTCTGCAACTCGGTGGCAATCGCCTTGAGGTCATTGTTGATCTTCAGGGCATCGTCTTTGGAGATGCCGCTGTATTTAAGAATCATCTGCGCGCTGTTGAGCGCGGCTTGCGAATCCGCGGCGGAGATGTTGGCGCTGTTCATCACCGCGTTGAGGTCCTTGGCCAGAAACGTCTGCTCCTGCGGATTGAGTTTTTGAGCGGCCCAGGCTGCCGACAAATCATTGGCCAGTTTATTGACCGATCCCTCGGAAGGCTTTTTCGCTCCCTCGGCGGCGGCCAACAAATCTGTTTTCAATTTCTGTTTCTGTTCCGCTGTCGCCGATGATTTGAGTTTGATGGATTTCAAGTCGGCGACCAGTTGATTGATGTTCTGTTGCTGCGCCTCGTTGATTTTCGGTGTGGCGGGTGCCGCTGTTTGCGGGGTTTGCGCCGGTGGCGTCGCCGGCCTTGCTGGTTGTGCAGGTGTCACGCCTTGATTGATGGAGTTCTGGTTCGAGAAATCCTTGGCTTTCTTCTTGATGATCGCGCCTTGGGCGCTGGCCATGACATTGGTCGAACAGAGAACTGACAACAGGAACACCGCAATCAATGGTTTCATAAAAAATATTTCGCTGAATTTGGTCATACCTTGCACCTTGCACTGCCCATTGTCAACGGTCGGCGATGTCCAGACCGACCGGAACGATTTGCAGTCGCCAGTGGCTTCATTTAGACTTGGATTCGAGCTTGGCCACGACAATCAATGACATTTCAAAATCCATTCACATGAGCAATGCGGAACCAAAGTTACGGGTGCTGGTGCGTCACGAAAGCGATTCGCCCAAGGAACGCAGCACGTGCGGTTGGCGGCATCT of the Verrucomicrobiota bacterium genome contains:
- a CDS encoding MBL fold metallo-hydrolase, which translates into the protein MHNFSLTCLGVGDGWPCADRKHAAFLYRFANATILIDCGEPVSCSYKASGLNYDTIDRIFISHLHSDHIAGFFMLMQGFWLEQRQKDLPVHLPADGIKPLRQMLDAVYLFDELLAFRLLFEPLQAGRPVVTHNVRVTPFRSSHLDSLRASFQKTYPQDFASFCFLLESDRLRVGHSADIGKPEDLSPLLEKPLDLLVCELAHFKPQDLFRYLNGRAIKRIVFTHVGRRYWNDLEETRLLAAKTLPDIPFSFAHDGEEITL
- the murJ gene encoding murein biosynthesis integral membrane protein MurJ, whose product is MSQMLKSSGAMAAATLTSRVLGMVREMVYARFMGTSWVASAFILAFQVPNLFRRLLGEGALTAAFIPIFKEKEKLDGDQAMWQAANAVISGLMIFTCIVVAVGLVIVSAALVFGGQTEHGVTRFTGKTLLMLELVRVMLPYLLLVCLAAVFMGMLNARGHFFIPALGAATLNVVMIASVLWLAPHMGRELHEQILALAIGVVAAGVAQAAFQLPSLRREGFAYRWVAPWKDETVRRVVKQMLPATIGVAAFQINVVLTQGLAYWVDDYIVASFQYAVRLMELPQGLFGISLATYLLPTLSGLAAEKNYDSFRSELRQGLGYLVFANLIASVLLLVLAEPIIRLLFERGKFDAISTNQSALALMCLAPGLVAFSVVNVLARTFYALGDTKTPMKTSVFCLVLNLLLAVMLVWRYKQAGLGIANTVTSLVNVGLLLYALRRKLRKLEMASLRAELLPLALAGTVAGLIAWYGWRFWENSLGHGTLALKIGAVFVPATVAGLVYLLATAWAKVGHTQEIAQLILGKFKHRR